A window from Mustela erminea isolate mMusErm1 chromosome 17, mMusErm1.Pri, whole genome shotgun sequence encodes these proteins:
- the PYCR2 gene encoding pyrroline-5-carboxylate reductase 2 isoform X2, with amino-acid sequence MSVGFIGAGQLACALARGFTAAGILSAHKIIASSPEMDLPTVSALRKMGVNLTRSNKETVRHSDVLFLAVKPHIIPFILDEIGADVQARHIVVSCAAGVTISSVEKKLMAFQPAPKVIRCMTNTPVVVREGATVYATGTHALVEDGQLLEQLMSSVGFCTEVEEDLIDAVTGLSGSGPAYAFMALDALADGGVKMGLPRRLAVRLGAQALLGAAKMLLDSEQHPGQLKDNVCSPGGATIHALHFLESGGFRSLLINAVEASCIRTRELQSMADQEKVSPAALKKTLLDRVKLESPTVSTLTHSSPGKLLTRSPAPGGKKE; translated from the exons ATGAGCGTGGGCTTCATCGGCGCCGGCCAGCTGGCCTGTGCCCTGGCGCGGGGCTTCACGGCCGCAG GCATCCTGTCCGCTCACAAGATCATAGCCAGCTCTCCGGAAATGGACCTTCCCACGGTGTCCGCGCTCAGG AAGATGGGCGTGAACCTGACCCGAAGCAACAAGGAGACGGTGAGGCACAGTGACGTCCTGTTCCTCGCTGTGAAGCCGCACATTATCCCCTTCATCCTGGACGAGATCGGGGCGGACGTCCAGGCCAGGCACATCGTGGTGTCCTGTGCTGCTGGAGTGACTATCAGCTCTGTGGAAAAG AAGCTGATGGCCTTCCAGCCGGCCCCCAAGGTGATTCGCTGCATGACCAACACACCGGTGGTGGTGCGGGAGGGCGCCACAGTGTACGCCACAGGCACCCACGCCCTGGTGGAGGATGGGCAGCTCCTGGAGCAGCTCATGAGCAGCGTGGGCTTCTGCACGGAGGTGGAAGAGGACCTCATTGACGCCGTCACAGGGCTCAGTGGCAGTGGGCCTGCCTAT GCATTCATGGCTCTGGACGCGTTGGCTGATGGTGGGGTGAAGATGGGCCTGCCTCGGCGCCTGGCGGTGCGCCTGGGAGCGCAGGCCTTGCTG GGGGCCGCCAAGATGCTGCTGGACTCGGAGCAGCACCCAGGTCAGCTCAAGGACAACGTCTGCTCCCCCGGGGGGGCCACCATCCATGCCCTGCACTTCCTAGAGAGTGGCGGCTTCCGCTCCCTGCTCATCAATGCCGTGGAGGCCTCCTGCATCCGCACACG AGAGCTGCAGTCCATGGCTGACCAAGAGAAGGTCTCCCCTGCTGCCCTCAAGAAGACCCTCCTGGACAGAGTGAAGCTGGAATCCCCCACAGTGTCCACGCTGACCCATTCCAGCCCGGGGAAGCTGCTGACAAGAAGCCCGGCCCCCGGGGGCAAGAAGGAGTGA
- the PYCR2 gene encoding pyrroline-5-carboxylate reductase 2 isoform X1, with amino-acid sequence MGDSHVPLALGKLVPAQHLAHLSSSNWGRLRATVAHRGRRCRLCRDRAGNSRVPLAECICSWGGGWPGPSEAARLCELGSLLPQKMGVNLTRSNKETVRHSDVLFLAVKPHIIPFILDEIGADVQARHIVVSCAAGVTISSVEKKLMAFQPAPKVIRCMTNTPVVVREGATVYATGTHALVEDGQLLEQLMSSVGFCTEVEEDLIDAVTGLSGSGPAYAFMALDALADGGVKMGLPRRLAVRLGAQALLGAAKMLLDSEQHPGQLKDNVCSPGGATIHALHFLESGGFRSLLINAVEASCIRTRELQSMADQEKVSPAALKKTLLDRVKLESPTVSTLTHSSPGKLLTRSPAPGGKKE; translated from the exons atgggagacAGCCACGTCCCGCTTGCCTTGGGGAAGCTTGTGCCTGCCCAGCACCTAGCTCACTTGTCCAGTAGCAACTGGGGAAGACTTCGTGCCACGGTGGCGCATAGAGGGCGTAGGTGCAGACTctgcagggacagggcagggaaTTCCAGGGTGCCCCTGGCAGAGTGCATCTGCtcctggggtggagggtggcCTGGGCCAAGTGAGGCTGCCCGGCTCTGTGAGCTGGGCAGTCTCCTCCCGCAGAAGATGGGCGTGAACCTGACCCGAAGCAACAAGGAGACGGTGAGGCACAGTGACGTCCTGTTCCTCGCTGTGAAGCCGCACATTATCCCCTTCATCCTGGACGAGATCGGGGCGGACGTCCAGGCCAGGCACATCGTGGTGTCCTGTGCTGCTGGAGTGACTATCAGCTCTGTGGAAAAG AAGCTGATGGCCTTCCAGCCGGCCCCCAAGGTGATTCGCTGCATGACCAACACACCGGTGGTGGTGCGGGAGGGCGCCACAGTGTACGCCACAGGCACCCACGCCCTGGTGGAGGATGGGCAGCTCCTGGAGCAGCTCATGAGCAGCGTGGGCTTCTGCACGGAGGTGGAAGAGGACCTCATTGACGCCGTCACAGGGCTCAGTGGCAGTGGGCCTGCCTAT GCATTCATGGCTCTGGACGCGTTGGCTGATGGTGGGGTGAAGATGGGCCTGCCTCGGCGCCTGGCGGTGCGCCTGGGAGCGCAGGCCTTGCTG GGGGCCGCCAAGATGCTGCTGGACTCGGAGCAGCACCCAGGTCAGCTCAAGGACAACGTCTGCTCCCCCGGGGGGGCCACCATCCATGCCCTGCACTTCCTAGAGAGTGGCGGCTTCCGCTCCCTGCTCATCAATGCCGTGGAGGCCTCCTGCATCCGCACACG AGAGCTGCAGTCCATGGCTGACCAAGAGAAGGTCTCCCCTGCTGCCCTCAAGAAGACCCTCCTGGACAGAGTGAAGCTGGAATCCCCCACAGTGTCCACGCTGACCCATTCCAGCCCGGGGAAGCTGCTGACAAGAAGCCCGGCCCCCGGGGGCAAGAAGGAGTGA